A region of the Gemmatimonadota bacterium genome:
CTGGATGGCCGGGCTCTTCTATCTCCCGCGCCTCTTCGTCTACCACGCGGAATCGCTGACCACGCCGGAGCCCGGACGATCGATTCTGGGGAAGCAGTTCAGCCACATGGAACGGCGGCTGTACGCGATCATCATGCAGCCGGCGATGGTCCTGACGTGGGCGACCGGAGCCGGGATGCTGCTGCTCATCCCCGCCTACCTGCGCGAGTCCTGGCTCTGGCTCAAGGTCTTCCTGATCGTCCTGCTGACGGTCTACCACTTTTTCTGCCAGCAGACGATTGCACGCTTCGAGCTCGGGACGGTGTCGCGGAGCGGCGAGTGGTACCGGGTCTTCAACGAGGGACCGACGGTGGTCCTCGTCCTGGCCGCCGCCCTGGTGCTTTTCAAGGGGGTCATCAAGCTCTCGGCGTTAGGCGTGTTGTTGGCCTGCACCTTGCTCGTCATTGTGGTGGGATTCCGTGCGTACGCGGCGTTCCGGCGCCGGCGCGGTGAGATGGTGGACTCCGCCCAGGGCGCCGGCTGAGCCGGTTCGCGCTCCCCGACCGCCAGCACACGGCGGTCGCCTGCGTTCGCCACAATCGTCCGTCCCCATCACACCACCGAACCATGCGCACCAGCTCGCGTCACCTCCTGCGGGATCTCCTGCGTAGCGGCACCGCCCTCCTGATCGCGCTCTCCGTTGCCTCGCCGGCCGAAGCACAGATCGGCAGTCGCCTCAAGAAGCTCGGGAAGGACGCCATGAAGGACGCGGCCAAGGCGAAGGTCGGCGGCTCAGCGAAGGATTCGAGCGCCGCGGCCAGCGGCTCCGGCGCGGCGACCGGTGGCGCGGGGGGCTCGAACTCGGCCAAGGTCGATATCGCCGTCACGTCCGACCGGGTCACGATGGTGATGGCGGCGATCGCCTCCGTCGCCGAGAGGGCCAAGCTGCTGGCGACCGCCAATGCCGAGCGGGCCGTGTACGAACCCAAGCGCGACTCGGCGATGGCCTGCGTGCAGGGGGCCACGTCCAACGGGGCGATGCCCTCGCAGGCCGGGATGCAGGCGTCGCGCAAGATGAGCGCACGTCAGGATGGGCTGAGCCGCCGGTACAACGCCGCGCTGGCGGCAAACGACCGCCTCAAGGCGGTCTTCCTGGAGGACAGCCTGCAGGTGGCGACGCACGAGTTGACCGCGACGATGTTCGGCGTCGCCGGCAAGTGCGGCGCCCGCCCCTACGCGCCGCCGTCGTTGTTGCGCGCCATCGCCGGCGCCAACCAGAGTGGTGATGACTTCAACACCCTGGTCGTGACCGATCCGGCGCTCTCCGCGATGACGCGCTACCAGTTCGGCATGGTGCGCGAGCGCATCGCCCTGTACGCGATGTCGCAGGCCGGGCTGATCAGCGCCAAGGCGGCGGGGAAGGAAGGGGTGTTCACGGAAGAGGAGCTGGCGGTGCTCGCGGCTCGACGCGACGAGCTCGTGGCGATGGCCCCGCTCTTCAAGGGTGGGACGCTGACCTGGTCGGGGAGCTCCGACCTGCGCGGTTGGTGACAGGCTCCGGGCGGCGGCGTGTGGGGCCTCCGGGCCCCCGCTCCACCGCTTCGTGCCTGCGGCGTGGTGCGTCGCTGGTACGCCTCACCTGCGGGGCCTTGCTCGTCACCGTCACACCGCTGGCCGACCTTGCAGCGCAGGCGCGCGCCCAGCGCGTGGTCACCAGCAGCGTCATCGACGCCATCAGCTGCAACGAGACGGCGTCTCCGCTGGCCGCCCCACGGCTCAGCTGGCGCGGCGACGACGTACAATGGAGCGAGTGGTCCGTTCGCCTCGGGGCGCGTGCGGTCCCGGCACGCATCATCGTCGTCGCCTTCGACCCCGCGCAGCTGCGCGTCGCGCTCGACCTCGTGCAGAAGGATGGCGCGCTCGCGCCATGGAACCTCGACGCCGCCCCTGAGCGCGCACGCATCGCACTCAACGCCGGCCAGTTCATCGACGACGGGCCGTGGGGTTGGGTGGTGCACCGGGGGCGCGAATGGCAGCCCCCCGGCGAGGGGACGCTTGCAGGTGCGCTGGTGGTCGACACGGCGGGCGCGGTCGACATCGTCCCGCGATCGGCGATTGCCGCGTGGCGGCGATCGGCCGCAGTTCGCGAAGCGGTGCAGTCGTACCCCACCCTCCTCGAGGGCGATGCACGCCCCCCCGCGGCGCTCTGCGCCGCCACCGCGCAGGTCGACCGCACGCACCGCGACACGCGACTGGCCATCGGGGTACGACGTGACGGCCACGTGATCATCGCGCTGTCGCGTTATGCGGGGGGTGCCCTCCCCGATCGCACGCCGATCGGCCCCACGACACCGGAAATGGCTGAGCTGATGCGTCGACTCGGCGCCGTCCGGGCCCTCATGCTCGATGGCGGGCTTTCGGCGCAGCTGCTCGTGCGCGGACGCACCGGCGCGGCACCGCAGCGCTGGCCCGGGTTGCGCGACGTCCCGCTGGCGCTCGTCGTGCACGACGCACGTTAGGCGGCCGCGGCGTAGCGGGCGCGAGACCAGGGCCACTCGTTCGCTTCGCGCCTTCGTCGCGCTCGCGTTGCGCTCGTGGCGGTGCGGACGACGCGCCTAGTCGGTGCCGCCCGACTCGTCGGCCCACTCGTCAGGCAGCACCGCGGGGCGCGCGAGCAAGGCCCGAGCACGCGAGACGTACGGCTCTGGGACCTCGACCAGGAAGCCGCGCGCCGTGGCCCCCTGGAACCCCGGGCCGAAGATCCCCACGAGATCATTGCCGCGGGCGCGCGCCGGGATGTCCTCGGCGTCGAGGCGCGCAACGACGAGGTCCGCTTCCCACCCGCTGCCGACATCGGCGATGGCGACCCAGCGATGGCGCTCCACCCTCATCTCGTCGACCACCATGCCCGGCGACCGGAACGCCGAAGCCCCGTCACCATTCGTGACGGGGCATGGACACCGCCATTCAGGCGGAGCGATGGGCCGCGAGCGCCCATCACTACATCGTCGGGGTGAACATGATGTGCGCCTTGGGCGTCCCCGGGAACATGATCCACGGCTGGTTCCCGTTCGGCCTGGTCGAGAGCCCGGTGCTCTCCGGGGTGGCATACGGTATGTAGACCACGTACAGGTGCTTGGCCCCCGGCGCCGTCCCCGACTTCGGGTCGAAGGCGCCATCGGTGAGCGAATAGAGGGCCGCCGGGAACTTCGGCATCGCGATCTTCCCCGACTTCACCTCGCGGAAGCGCGTGGAGTCGATCTCCGCGGCGTTGGTCACCCCCTGCGCGCGCAACTCGCGCCCGCGGGCCATGAACGGCTCCATGGACTCGTGATAGCAGGCGACGTGAAAGCGAGGCGCCTTGGGGTCGCGCGCCAGGCACGTCATCACCTTGCCGTCCCGCAGCGTGATGAGCTTGCCGTCGCTCCCGTAGCCGAGGACGCGCGCATTGGCGCGATACTCGGGCGGGAGCGGCAAGACCGCCGCCGCGACCTGTTCTGCCGCCGGCGGGATGGTCCCCTGCGCTGCCACGTAGGTCGGGGCCGCGGA
Encoded here:
- the hemJ gene encoding protoporphyrinogen oxidase HemJ, which gives rise to MLYLWVKVFHIVFMVSWMAGLFYLPRLFVYHAESLTTPEPGRSILGKQFSHMERRLYAIIMQPAMVLTWATGAGMLLLIPAYLRESWLWLKVFLIVLLTVYHFFCQQTIARFELGTVSRSGEWYRVFNEGPTVVLVLAAALVLFKGVIKLSALGVLLACTLLVIVVGFRAYAAFRRRRGEMVDSAQGAG
- a CDS encoding phosphodiester glycosidase family protein, giving the protein MLVTVTPLADLAAQARAQRVVTSSVIDAISCNETASPLAAPRLSWRGDDVQWSEWSVRLGARAVPARIIVVAFDPAQLRVALDLVQKDGALAPWNLDAAPERARIALNAGQFIDDGPWGWVVHRGREWQPPGEGTLAGALVVDTAGAVDIVPRSAIAAWRRSAAVREAVQSYPTLLEGDARPPAALCAATAQVDRTHRDTRLAIGVRRDGHVIIALSRYAGGALPDRTPIGPTTPEMAELMRRLGAVRALMLDGGLSAQLLVRGRTGAAPQRWPGLRDVPLALVVHDAR